The genomic window TTTTGAATATTTTCATCATCAATTAAAAGACCTTGTTCCAACATATTTTCAATATTTTCACAAACTTTTTTTAAATTATTTTCTTTTAATCCTGATAAAACTTCATCAATGTTAGCAAATTTTTTTTCATCCAGTTTACTGTATAATTCATAGGCTTTTTTTGTAGAAACTCCAAATTTAGGTTTAATAAGAATAACATCACATTCAAGATTATTTTGAATCTTTTCTAATTTTTCTCCTATTCCCTTAACCCTACAAGGTGTATTCTTTAAAAAGAAAGGGATATCAGCACCAACAGATTTTCCAATAAGAGATAAATCCTCATCACTTAGAACAAAATTATGAAACTTATTTAATTCTTTTAGAAAAAAACCTCCATTAGAACTTCCTCCACCAAGTCCAGATTCGTGAGGAATATTTTTTTCAAGATATACATCTACATCTTCAGGCTCTATTTGAGTTTTTTCATAAAATGCTTTATACACTTTGTATAAAATATTTTTTTCATCACAAGGAATATCTTTAATATTTGAAGATATATTTAGCTTTCCTTTTTGGTTATTAAATTTTATTTCTAATTTATCGGCTAGAGAGATAGGAACCATAATCATATCAAGTAGATGATAACCATTTGGAAGTTTTTCAGTAATATTCAACCCAATATTTATCTTTGCATTACTTGTTATAATCATTAACCCAAAATCTCCTCTTCTTTAGATAAATCAATATTAATACCAGAACTTTCTAAGACTTTTACTAAATCATTACTTTTATCTTTTGAAACATTTCCAGAAGGAACTTCCAATATTTCAAATTTAAAATATCTATCATAATATTCTATCTCTAAAATATTTCCCACTTTTACTTCTGTACTAGATTTAGCTATTTTCCCATTTAATTTAGCTTTTCCCCCGTCTACTACAATTTTTGCAATTGGACGTCTTTTTATAATTCTACTTACTTTTAAAAATTTGTCTAATCTCATTATCTACACTCCTATACTTTAGTTATACCTTATTTTTCAAATAAGTCAATAGTTTTTTTATTTTTTCTCAATTTTTTTTGCTTCGTTCCAAAACATATCCATTTCTTCTAGTGAAGAACTTTCTAAATTACAATGATTTTCTACATATCTAAATCTTTTTTCAAATTTTTCATTTGTTTTTCTAAGAGCTTCTGAAGAACTAATTCCAAGATGTCTAGCATAATTAGTTATGGCAAATAAAAGATCTCCAATCTCCTCTTCTATATGATTTTTATCATTTTCATTTATAGCTTCTTTTACTTCTTCAATCTCTTCTTCCACTTTTTTGAAAACATCTTGAGGATTATCCCAATCAAAACCATAAGTTGCCACTTTTTTTTGAATTTTTTCAGCTTTTAAAAGACTAGGGAAAGATTTTGGAATACCATCAAGGATTGATTTTCTGTTTTGGTGTTCTTTTTCTTGAAGTTTTATCTCCTCCCATTTTTTTTGAACATCAGTTACACTTTCTATCTTTTCATCAGAAAAAATATGTGGGTGGCGTCTTATAAGTTTTTCATTTATTTTTTGAGAAATATCTTCAATAGTGAACTCTCCTTTTTCTTCAGCTATTTTTCCTTGAAAAATTATGTGTAAAAGTATATCTCCTAATTCTCCACAAAGTTCTTCTCCACCCTCTTCCCAAACATCTAAAGCCTCATAAACTTCCTCTAAAAAAGGAGTTTTAAGACTTTCTCTAGTTTGTTTTCTATCCCAAGGACAACCATTTTCTCCACGTAATATATTTAAAGTTTCAACTAATTTATAAAATTCCTTCAATTTTTTCCTCCTTGTATTCTTCAAAGAAATTTTCTATATTTTTTTCATAAAGAATAGAATTTTTAGTTTTTAGCTTACATTTTCCATTTGTCAGCATATTTAATATTTTTTCAAAATTTACTTTTTCAGGTACAAAACTTATTTCATAATTATTTTTTGAAATCTCTTTTATCTCTTTAATTCCAATAGAAGAGGATTTGATTTTTATTTTAAGATTTTTAAATAATGTAACTACTTCTTTTGGTGGATTTCCAAATCTATCAGCAACTTCCTTGAAAAGTTCTTCAATATCATTTTCATTTGTTATATCCATAGCTCTTTTATAGATATTTATTTTTTCAAACTCCTCTATATATTCTTTTGGAATATATCCATTTTCCAAAAATTCAATAGTAACTTCAGATTTTTGAGAATACTCTCCTTTTTGTCTTTCAATCTCCTCTTGTAAAAGTTTTAAATAAAGATTATAACCAAAAGTTTCTAAAGCTCCGTGTTGTTTATCTCCTAAAATTTCTCCAGCTCCACGAATATTCATATCCTCAAGAGAAAGATTAAATCCTCCTCCAAGACCTTTTAAATTTTCAATACTCTCTTTTCTAAGAGTAGTTTTTTTATTATATTTTCTATCTACTTCATTTACAAGATAACAATAAGCTTTTCTTTTTCCTCGTCCAACTCTTCCACGAAGTTGATATATTTGAGAAAGACCTAGCTTTTCAATTCCCTCAATAATAATAGTATTGGCATTTTCTATATCAATTCCATTTTCTACAATGGTTGTAGTAAGAAGTACATCAACATCTCCATTTTCAAATTCGTGAATTACCTCTTTTATATTTTGAGCTGACATTCTTCCGTGAATATATTTTACTTTTATATATGGTGGAAGGATAGATTTTAAATATTTTTCTTTATACTCCATTCCGTATATTGAATTATAGATATAAAAAACTTGACCTTCTCTTCCTACTTCTCTCATTATTGCATTTTTAATATCTTGGTCGTTATTATCAACAAAAATATTTTCAATAGGAAGTCTATTTGTTGGAGGAGTTTTTATAACTGATATATCTCTTATTCCAAGAAGTGCAAGATTTAAAGTCCTTGGAATTGGAGTGGCAGTTAAAGTTAAAAGATCTACATTTTCTTTTAAAGTTTTTAATTTTTCTTTAGCTTTTACTCCGAATTTTTGTTCTTCGTCAACTATTACAAGTCCAAGATTTCCAAAATGTACATCATTTGATAAAAGTCTGTGAGTTCCAATTACAATATCAACTCCACCTGTTGTTATTTTGTTTAAAATCTCTTTTTGCTCTTTAGGAGTTTTTATCCTACTAAGAAGAGCGATATTTATTGGATAATTTTGAAATCTCTCTTTAAATCTTTCAAAATGTTGGTCAGCTAAAACTGTTGTGGGAGTTAAAATTAAAACTTGTTTATTGTCTGTTACAGCTTTAAAAGTGGCTCTCATTGCAACTTCTGTTTTTCCATATCCAACATCTCCACAGATTATTCTGTCCATAACTTTTGGAGATTCCATATCGAGTTTTACCATTTTTATAGCTTCTATTTGGTCTTTAGTTTCAGTATAAGGGAATCCCTCTTCAAATTCCTCTTGCCAAACTGTATCTTTTGAAAAAGCATAACCAAAATTTCCTTGACGTCTAGCTTGGATTTTTATAAGCTCTTTTGCAAAAGCTTTCATCTCCTCTTCTAATTTTTCTCTTTTTTTCTTAAATCCTCTTCTACCAAGATTATAAATCTCAGGAGTAGTTCCCATATCATAGAGATATTTTTCAATTCTATTAAGGTTTTCTGTTGGAACAAAAAGTTTATCTTCTCCAGCATATTGGATTTTTAAATAATCTTTTCCGTTTATAGTTTCAATTCCTAAATAAATTCCCACTCCAAAATTTTCGTGGATAATGTAATCTCCCTCTCTTATTTGAGAAATATCACTGTATCTTACACCTTTTCTACTAGAATTTTCTTTCTTTACTCTTATTCCCTTTATCTCTCTGTCAGTCAATACTAACAAATCTTCATATCTAAATCCCTCATAATGAGGATATTTTTCTATTTTAATATTTTTGTAACCTTCAAAAATCTCATCATATCTTTTTTTCTCCTCAGATAAAATAAGGATTTTTTGTTTTTGGCTCTCTTTTTTTATAACCTCCAAATTTTCATATTTTTTTATTTTGTCAAAATCAAATCTTTTACTTTCTATCTTTGTGAAATCATCAGTTCTTTTAAAAAGTCCTCTGTATAAATCTTCATTTTCTCTATTTTTTAAAATATTTTCTTCAAGTTTATATTTTAAAATCTCTATATTTTCAAGATATTTTTCATTTATTTTTGATGAAAATTTATCTAACAAACCAAAAAAACTAAATTTTTTATTATTTGCTTTAGTTATATAGACAGAAATATTTTCTTTTTCTGAGATACTTTTTTGAGAGTAATTG from Fusobacterium perfoetens includes these protein-coding regions:
- the ispE gene encoding 4-(cytidine 5'-diphospho)-2-C-methyl-D-erythritol kinase, which encodes MIITSNAKINIGLNITEKLPNGYHLLDMIMVPISLADKLEIKFNNQKGKLNISSNIKDIPCDEKNILYKVYKAFYEKTQIEPEDVDVYLEKNIPHESGLGGGSSNGGFFLKELNKFHNFVLSDEDLSLIGKSVGADIPFFLKNTPCRVKGIGEKLEKIQNNLECDVILIKPKFGVSTKKAYELYSKLDEKKFANIDEVLSGLKENNLKKVCENIENMLEQGLLIDDENIQNFRNRIKDTGLDFFMSGSGSCYYILSSKNTTGDYLKILNQKFDDCRIIKCNFL
- a CDS encoding RNA-binding S4 domain-containing protein produces the protein MRLDKFLKVSRIIKRRPIAKIVVDGGKAKLNGKIAKSSTEVKVGNILEIEYYDRYFKFEILEVPSGNVSKDKSNDLVKVLESSGINIDLSKEEEILG
- the mazG gene encoding nucleoside triphosphate pyrophosphohydrolase → MKEFYKLVETLNILRGENGCPWDRKQTRESLKTPFLEEVYEALDVWEEGGEELCGELGDILLHIIFQGKIAEEKGEFTIEDISQKINEKLIRRHPHIFSDEKIESVTDVQKKWEEIKLQEKEHQNRKSILDGIPKSFPSLLKAEKIQKKVATYGFDWDNPQDVFKKVEEEIEEVKEAINENDKNHIEEEIGDLLFAITNYARHLGISSSEALRKTNEKFEKRFRYVENHCNLESSSLEEMDMFWNEAKKIEKK
- the mfd gene encoding transcription-repair coupling factor — translated: MDFKNLKLNDLYRGSVPFFLSSKKGGIIFLASSNKNIEDYYYTLKDFYKGNILMIDDFYDEFDTLNKNYNLLEILKNHKDFIILISLQGILEKYTDSGEVLSFEVGKEINLKPIEEKLINSGYSKNYIIENKMEFSKRGDILDIFPLNVENPIRIELFGDEVDRISEFDNYSQKSISEKENISVYITKANNKKFSFFGLLDKFSSKINEKYLENIEILKYKLEENILKNRENEDLYRGLFKRTDDFTKIESKRFDFDKIKKYENLEVIKKESQKQKILILSEEKKRYDEIFEGYKNIKIEKYPHYEGFRYEDLLVLTDREIKGIRVKKENSSRKGVRYSDISQIREGDYIIHENFGVGIYLGIETINGKDYLKIQYAGEDKLFVPTENLNRIEKYLYDMGTTPEIYNLGRRGFKKKREKLEEEMKAFAKELIKIQARRQGNFGYAFSKDTVWQEEFEEGFPYTETKDQIEAIKMVKLDMESPKVMDRIICGDVGYGKTEVAMRATFKAVTDNKQVLILTPTTVLADQHFERFKERFQNYPINIALLSRIKTPKEQKEILNKITTGGVDIVIGTHRLLSNDVHFGNLGLVIVDEEQKFGVKAKEKLKTLKENVDLLTLTATPIPRTLNLALLGIRDISVIKTPPTNRLPIENIFVDNNDQDIKNAIMREVGREGQVFYIYNSIYGMEYKEKYLKSILPPYIKVKYIHGRMSAQNIKEVIHEFENGDVDVLLTTTIVENGIDIENANTIIIEGIEKLGLSQIYQLRGRVGRGKRKAYCYLVNEVDRKYNKKTTLRKESIENLKGLGGGFNLSLEDMNIRGAGEILGDKQHGALETFGYNLYLKLLQEEIERQKGEYSQKSEVTIEFLENGYIPKEYIEEFEKINIYKRAMDITNENDIEELFKEVADRFGNPPKEVVTLFKNLKIKIKSSSIGIKEIKEISKNNYEISFVPEKVNFEKILNMLTNGKCKLKTKNSILYEKNIENFFEEYKEEKIEGIL